The sequence GCACGGTGACGCCCCAGGGGGTGGTGCGGTGGTCGATCAAAGCCTGCAGCTCCTTCTCGATCTGCATCCGCCCGCGCAGCAGCTCGGTGAGCGAGGTGCGGCCGATGATGTCGCGCAGCGCCGTCTGCGCGGCCCAGCTCACCGCCTGCACGTAGTCCTGCACCTCCAGCGCGGCCTTCTCGGGGTCGTACACGGTCCAGAAGAGCACCGCGTCGACGTTGACCGGCACCGTGTCTGCGGTGAGCGTCTGCTCGGCCGAGAAGCTGGTGGTGATGGTGCGCTGGTCGATCCACGACGGGATGGTGTCGACGAAGGGGATCACCCAGAACGGCCCGGGGCCCCGGAGCCCCACGTAGCGCCCCCAGCGCAGCACCACCGCGCGCTCCCACTGGCGGGCGATCTTGGGCGAGAGGGCGGCCACCAGCCCGATCCCGGCGCCCACGATCAGCCCGACCGGGCTCAGCGTGAGCGCGGTGGCGGCGGCGCCCGCGGCCGCGGGAACCAGGAACGAGACGGCGCCCAGGATGTTGGGGCGCGGCGCCTTGCCGCTGGGAAGGTTCTGGCCGGAGCCGGCGGGCACGATGGCGACGCCAGGCATATGCGCTACTCCTGCCGCCCGCGGCGGCTGTCGAGGTGGATGATCACGTCGTCCAGCGAGAACCCCAGCTCCGCGGCCTCGCGCAGGAGGGTGTCCTCCAGCGCGCTCAGCTCGTCGAGCAATTCCTCGCGGCGGATCTCGTCGGCCGACGCGCGTACTACGGTGCCGACCCCCGCGCGGGTTGCGAGCACCTGCTGCCGCTCCAGCTCCTCGTAGGCGCGCTCCACCGCGTTGGCGCCCACGCGCAGGTCCACGGCGAGCTGGCGCACGGTGGGCAGCGGCTCGCCCGCGGACAGCAGCCCCGCCCCCACCGCCGAGCGGATGGTGCGGACGAGCTGCGCCTCGATGGGAGTCGGGTCCGACGGGTCGATGTGGAACATGCGGATCGGCACGGGTTCCCTGTACGGGTACACGCGCCGACCCGCCCAAGTCAAGCGACACGGCGGCGCGGCATTGATCCGCCGTGCGGATTCCGCTACCGTTGATCGTCCCCGCCGGACCGGGGACTCTCTGCCCGGTCCACCCGGCCGCCCTTCCGCAGGAGCAACGCGGATGGACTTCCCCGTCGCCCCTCCCATCACCGCCCAGCCTCCCGCCGTCGTCGAGCGCAAGGTGCGCTGGGCCCACGCCGCCTACGTGTTCCAGACGCTCGCCTGGCTGGCGGGCGGCGGCGGGCTGATCGGCGCCATCATCGCGGGCCTGAACCGCGGCGCCGTGCGCGGGACCTGGCTGGAGAGCCACTTCCAGTGGCAGATCTCCACCTTCTGGCGCGGGCTCGGCTACGGCATCCTCGCGGCGATCGGCGCGGGGCTCGCCTCCCTGCTGCTGCCCGAGCCGGCCGAGCGGCCCGCGGCGCTGCTGGTGGGGGCGGTGTACCTCGG comes from Longimicrobium sp. and encodes:
- a CDS encoding GntR family transcriptional regulator, with protein sequence MPIRMFHIDPSDPTPIEAQLVRTIRSAVGAGLLSAGEPLPTVRQLAVDLRVGANAVERAYEELERQQVLATRAGVGTVVRASADEIRREELLDELSALEDTLLREAAELGFSLDDVIIHLDSRRGRQE
- a CDS encoding slipin family protein, with the translated sequence MPGVAIVPAGSGQNLPSGKAPRPNILGAVSFLVPAAAGAAATALTLSPVGLIVGAGIGLVAALSPKIARQWERAVVLRWGRYVGLRGPGPFWVIPFVDTIPSWIDQRTITTSFSAEQTLTADTVPVNVDAVLFWTVYDPEKAALEVQDYVQAVSWAAQTALRDIIGRTSLTELLRGRMQIEKELQALIDHRTTPWGVTVHSVEMRDVVIPAALQDAMSREAQAAREKQARIILGQAEVEIAKLFEQASEAYQHNPTALQLRQMNILYEGLKQKGGMMVVPSSIVDSMGPSGVLAATALASQAQAQQRQAARDADVARAEEEAASAPPRGLPDLASLPTPIG